The DNA sequence TGGCGACGCGCATGTTTGATGTTTGAAGTACGCCGGAGTCGCCTGAAACTCTGAGACGGCAGCCCGCCGGCGCTGGTGTTGGTAACCACCTCCTCCGCCGAATGGGACGCAGGCGTTCCGTGTTGGCGAGCGGTTCAACCGCCCACACGCGGAACGTTCATAGCTTGTTGGCCCCGACGGTAGTCCGTGTTCACTCGCCTTGCCACCAATTCGGGAGAGTCGTTTCGAGATCGTCATACGATCTTTAGGCGTACGTCAGCGTGAGCACGGCAGCGACCCGAAATCCTGCGAATTTCAACACTCTCACCGATTCGGCAACGGTGGCCCCGGTGGTCACGACATCGTCGACCAGCACCAATTCGGTGCCCGGCCGCGGGACCCGGCGCAGTGCGACACGTCCGGCCACGTTGTGCTGCCGGGCGGAAATGGACAGTCCGACGGAATCTCGCGCACCCATCTTCATCCGCAGCAGTGACGCGACGTGCACGCCCGGAATCCGGGTGGCGGCCATCGCTACGGCCGTCACCGGGTCTCCGCCGCGTCCGCGCGCCGCAATCCACCGAGTGGGCGCCGGAACCAAAGTCACCGGCCGCTCGACAAGGTGCCAGCGCAGCAGCTGATCCACTCCCCGTGCCAGCGCCGCCCCCAGCGGAGCCGTGAGGTCGCGGCGACCGCGGTCCTTCATTGTCACGATGGCCTGTCGCCGAGCACCCGCGTACCGCCCGAGGGACAGGACGGGTACACCCGGATCGACCCGCGTCGTCACCACCACGGGCTCCGCGGTGAACGCACACGCGCAGGCGTCACACCAGCGGGTGGACGGGGCCCCGCAACCGCCACAGGCCAGCGGCAGCATCAGATCGAGCATGCGATAACTGTGCGCGCAGGGTCCGACATCTCACCTTCACGCAATTTCCACGTTCCGCACCTGCGCCGTGGTGGTATCAACTCCTCATGTCGACAGACCCCGCCGATACCGAAAGCATCCCGTCACGAGCCTTGGGATTGATGACGGGACCGCTGGCACTTCTCGTCATTGGTTTCAGTTTCTTACCGTGGTGGGGCATCTCCGCGGATATCGGAACTTCGGGACCGGTCACCGTCACCGGCATCGGCCGGATGACCGGCGATCCCTCGTTTGCATCACTGTCCAGCGAGGCCGGACAACCAGGGGTCGCGACCGCCGTCGCGGGCATTCTCATCCTGGCAATCGCAGTCATGTGGACTCGCGGCCGTTTCGGTTGCGTGCGTTCACGTCTGGTGGCGTGCGCGCTGGCCACCTCGGCTGCCGCACTGGCCGGTCTCGTGCCGGTGTGGCAGGCGTACGTGGCGGAGAACGTTCTGGATGCCATCGGTCTGGCGTCACTGCTCAGGCTCCGGAGCCACTACGGGGATGTTCTCTTCACGTCGTACGGCGCCGTGGTTACCGGCATCGCCGCAGTGGTGATCGCGACGCTCACCGCGGTAAGCGCGGCACGCGCGCACGCGACTTGGCGCGTGCCGATCGCCGTTGCCTTTGGCCTCGCCGTCGGCACGGACCTCGCATTCGCCATCCATGCGGGCATCCCGCTGCGCCCGAGCTAGTAACTGCGAGGCAGTGCCGCGACGAGCCTCTCGATCTGACTGCGATCC is a window from the Mycobacteroides salmoniphilum genome containing:
- a CDS encoding ComF family protein is translated as MLDLMLPLACGGCGAPSTRWCDACACAFTAEPVVVTTRVDPGVPVLSLGRYAGARRQAIVTMKDRGRRDLTAPLGAALARGVDQLLRWHLVERPVTLVPAPTRWIAARGRGGDPVTAVAMAATRIPGVHVASLLRMKMGARDSVGLSISARQHNVAGRVALRRVPRPGTELVLVDDVVTTGATVAESVRVLKFAGFRVAAVLTLTYA